The Coffea eugenioides isolate CCC68of chromosome 8, Ceug_1.0, whole genome shotgun sequence genome has a segment encoding these proteins:
- the LOC113781666 gene encoding pentatricopeptide repeat-containing protein At2g29760, chloroplastic-like, giving the protein MFKSLGYLTVASRLNCNRTTSSSFAHNVQSPRLQALHSLIKKCLSVKGIKSLHARIIVHGLAHRDLTVTKLIASYALSPWGDIQYAQILFDEIPQRNRYVYNSLIRGYANSEDPEKAMILYKQMIVSAIFPNEFTFPFVLKACGIKESYRDGVLVHLMAVKLGYESHVCVENGLINVYVRCGTIASARKVFDEIMEKTLVSWNSMIGGYARVGCGEQPFLLFLEMRGRGIQPDVFTLMYLLSVCSHDCNLELGKFVHHNVVINGIGVDIVLQNAFLDMYAKCGDLHAAQTLFDRMVHRNVVSWTSLLTAYAKHGCLERAKDIFSQMPVKNVVSWNAMMSSCIHEGCLQDALDLFFEMCNSKVEPDEITLVSVLSACCQRGDLVMGNKVQDYIRCNNINSSVTLNNALIDMFSKCGSLENAFDLFNEMPEKNIVSWNVMIGALAFHGFGHEAIQLFEEMQAGGKWPDKVTFIGLLSACCHSGLTDIGWYYFDKMSSVYGVPREIEHYACMVDILGRGGFLDEAVKLIGRMPMKPHTVIWSSLLNACRIYHNITIAEQVLKQLLEQEPYASHCGLYVLMSNIYSEAKRWGDMKNIRKLMNDNGIKKHDAVSSIEICGNIHEFMVSDERHEDSRAIYNLLDQFMDHLRSDGYMYSLSTVLFEVDEI; this is encoded by the coding sequence ATGTTCAAATCTCTTGGGTACTTGACCGTTGCTTCCCGCCTTAATTGTAACCGTACTACTTCGTCGTCGTTCGCTCACAATGTTCAATCTCCTCGGCTCCAAGCCCTCCATTCCCTCATCAAAAAATGCTTATCCGTGAAAGGAATCAAGAGTCTGCACGCCCGAATCATCGTCCATGGCCTAGCCCATCGTGACTTAACTGTAACCAAACTCATAGCGTCCTATGCACTCTCTCCATGGGGTGATATTCAATATGCGCAGATACTGTTTGATGAAATTCCTCAGCGAAACCGTTACGTGTATAACAGTTTAATCCGGGGTTATGCAAATAGTGAAGATCCAGAAAAGGCTATGATACTGTATAAGCAAATGATTGTTTCGGCTATTTTTCCAAATGAATTTACGTTTCCTTTTGTTCTGAAGGCTTGTGGTATTAAAGAGAGTTATAGAGATGGTGTTTTAGTTCATCTGATGGCTGTTAAATTAGGATATGAATCTCATGTTTGTGTTGAAAATGGTCTTATAAATGTATATGTTCGCTGTGGGACTATCGCCTCCGCCAGGAAGGTGTTTGATGAAATCATGGAAAAGACTTTGGTTTCCTGGAATTCGATGATTGGTGGGTATGCGAGAGTGGGTTGTGGCGAACAACCGTTCTTGCTGTTTCTTGAAATGAGGGGTAGAGGTATCCAACCCGATGTTTTTACTCTTATGTATTTGCTTTCTGTTTGTTCTCATGATTGCAACTTGGAGTTGGGGAAGTTCGTTCACCACAATGTTGTCATAAATGGGATCGGTGTTGATATTGTTTTGCAAAATGCATTTCTTGATATGTATGCTAAGTGTGGAGACCTTCACGCAGCACAAACACTTTTTGATCGTATGGTCCATAGAAATGTTGTTTCTTGGACCTCTCTTCTTACTGCTTATGCCAAACATGGTTGCCTTGAAAGAGCCAAGGATATTTTTAGCCAAATGCCCGTGAAAAATGTTGTTTCTTGGAATGCAATGATGTCAAGTTGTATCCATGAAGGCTGCTTGCAGGATGCATTGGATCTCTTCTTTGAAATGTGCAACTCTAAAGTGGAGCCTGATGAGATTACTTTGGTTAGCGTTCTCTCAGCTTGTTGCCAACGTGGTGATTTGGTGATGGGGAATAAAGTTCAGGATTATATCCGCTGTAACAACATAAACTCTAGTGTTACTTTGAATAATGCACTTATAGATATGTTCTCAAAATGTGGTTCTCTTGAAAATGCATTTGATCTTTTTAATGAGATGCCAGAGAAGAATATTGTCTCCTGGAATGTCATGATTGGAGCCCTGGCATTTCATGGGTTTGGACATGAAGCCATTCAGCTATTTGAAGAGATGCAAGCTGGTGGAAAGTGGCCTGACAAGGTCACCTTCATTGGCTTATTATCTGCTTGTTGTCACAGTGGTCTAACAGACATTGGGTGGTATTACTTTGACAAAATGAGTTCTGTGTATGGAGTACCACGTGAAATTGAGCATTATGCATGCATGGTTGATATTCTTGGGCGTGGAGGCTTTTTGGATGAAGCAGTAAAGCTGATAGGAAGAATGCCAATGAAGCCACACACTGTTATTTGGAGTTCTTTATTGAATGCTTGTAGGATTTATCATAATATCACAATTGCAGAGCAGGTCCTAAAGCAGCTGCTGGAGCAGGAACCATATGCTAGTCATTGTGGGCTCTATGTGCTCATGTCAAACATTTATTCTGAAGCTAAAAGATGGGGAGACATGAAGAATATAAGAAAATTGATGAATGATAATGGTATCAAAAAGCATGATGCAGTTAGTTCCATTGAAATCTGTGGCAATATACATGAATTCATGGTGAGTGACGAAAGACATGAAGATTCAAGGGCAATCTACAATCTGCTTGATCAGTTCATGGATCATCTAAGATCTGACGGGTACATGTATAGCCTTTCTACTGTACTCTTTGAGGTGGACGAGATTTAG